GGAGGCTTTTTATAGGGCTGCTGCCACTATGAGATGTAAGCTCATTGGGGACCCATCCCCCCCTCTGGATATATCTACACAGCcggtggcagtgagtctcagagcctaggttGACAGACCTAAGCTTGTGCTGAGGTGCTAAAAACAACTGTGTAAACCTTGCTGCTCAGTCTCTAAAGCTCAAGTGCAGCTGTTTTAGTGCTTTAGCATGAGTCTGCATCTCTGACTTGCCTCTGGTTGTAGCCTAGATATACTCTCTGAGCCTTAGGATGCTTGTGAGGGTTCACTCTTGTTTCCCAATGTTTTTCATAGACTCTCCAATGAGTTACTAAATATTCTAAAGCTCAGAAGGTATGGGGAGGCCTGTTCCTATAGATGTGGAAAACTATTCTATGTCCAGGGTTATATAGGCAGTTATAAGAGTATAAGCTCTAAGGAAAATGAACTCTTGGTTAACtaaactttcagaaaaaaaatattttcttttagacTGTCTTGCAAAGCACTAAATGAAGGCAGAAGATAGTGACCTTTATCTCATGAGTCTGTTTTCCAGTTAGTTTTTCGTACTTGGAATGTTCTttgtattttcaagcttttcagaGTTGAGTGTTTCAAAAATTCTAATGTGGTCTTGTTTTGTCTACTCAACCTTAACTTCattgtaacttttattttttaatctgtaaatCTGTAAATGAACATTTCTCAAAGCTTCAGTTATCCTTTCTCTACGTGTTGAGGAATTCTATCAAAGTCTCTTACTGGTATACTGTAGAAGGAGAATATACAGAGAAACTGTTTCTCCATAGTGTCTTTGTGAAAAGACACTTAGAATTGGggccaatttttcttttttaatggtgCGACAGACTAACAAAAGGAAAGAACATCTGGAGGAAAAAGCTTTTTGTGTAATGAAAGTGTGCAGAAATCTTCCTTCTGTGATGGTGGGAGTTAAATCTAGCCCTGTCACAATTGCAGCAAAAGTGGGTTTTTGCATCATGTTCATTGATTTTTCTGCTCTAATTGTGCCAATTGCGGCCACAGTTACTATATGTCAGTTAGTCTAATACAACTTTATTATGATCTCATACTGATGGCTTGGGGCAACAACTAAAATTGAGACTTGTATGTccgttttttaaaatttcaaatactCTAGTAATGTATATCTTCTGGAATAAGTTTTCAGACTCATTCACCATTACAGAAAGCTGATTCTGTAAGATACCAAAATCACTGAAAGTTATTTTGCAGCCCTGATTAAGAATTAACTTTTTCCAAGAAAAGCAAGGAGATGAAGTAAAAcacctttttatttcaaaataaaagtgatCTCTAAATCTCTTCAAGGAGAGAGAACGAGCCACTAAAGCTAGTTAAATATCCAGATGGTTTCTCTTAATTTGAGGAGCTGTGCAGCATTGCAACATATGTAGAAAACAGTTCAGAAAACTAACCATAAACAGTACAGACAATGTTGTAACTTTTGATTATTTTCTCTTTACAAGTTCTTGTTGGACTTGTGAAATAGTTTTCATCATCAGAATTTCTCCTCAGTTATACTGAATAAATCAATTACTGTTTTAAAGCATACTTCACACAATGTATATTGTTTCCTAAGAAGAATCTCAAAAAACTATGTAGATTACTGAACAGAAGTCCCTGCTAACATTTTGCACAGTGATCGGATTTTGAAATATGGAAAATGGCTATTGCTTGTTACAGTACATGTTATAGGTATAGTACAAACAGGATAGTTTCAACATTTTTGGAAAGATCTAcagttatatttttttatatcttTATATTAAAAGGTGCCCTTAAACACAACATCCTTGGAATAGTAATGGTAAAAAGGCTAATgattttaattaaagtttgtaaaatgTATAGAGACTATAATTAGGGATTTAAAATTCTGAGCTTGCAACAAAGGGGAGCATGCCATATTTCTTATTCCTAAATGTTTTTACGTTTCTGAAGTGGGATGATAAAAGGGAACTCAGATAACTGAAGAAAAATTTTAACTTGATGGATAGTAATATGGAAGATTCCAGATTCGGTGAGAAAAAGTGGGAAACATGCTCTGTGTATTTTTGTCAACGTAACTTGAAACTGTGGGAATTTCATCTTTGTCCGATTTGTTAGAGCTGTAACCAGGCACTGTGAAATGTTCAGAGCAATTAGTATTCCGTAAATCTACCAGTTGGTCTTGTTGGTTTTCCTTCTCAGTTGTAGTtagaaaatcttttaaaacttGCTTGAATATGTAGACTATTTCCCAAGGTAAGACATCATTTTCTGCCAAAACTTCACGAAATCTAGAAACAAAAAAGAATTGAAATCTAATTTGTCAGTGCTGAAAACTATTCCAGAACACTTTCCCTCCACTTCCTTTTTTTAGGGGAAAATACTACTTTCTGGCCTCACTTGTTTCCtttattccaaaaaaaaaaaaaagaagagaaaaataaaaaaactcctACAATGCATTTGGATGCAGTACAGCTGTTAAGATCTGTggatactatttttttcttttttgtattaagCTGTCTTGGTAAATTGATTTAAACTGACTTTGCCCTCAAGTATTTTCTGGGCTTTAAAGGGAACATAGGTTTGTTCTATTCTTCCCACTCAGCCCTGGAAACTATATAAAAATACATCATTTGGggaatttatatataaaatatcacATAGAAAAAGTTAATTATTGACCTGTGTTTTAACTAAATGTTGGGACATGCTTAATTGCAATCCCTTTAAAATGTGAAGAGACTGGAGGCTTGTATGTAAAATGTTATGTTAATATTCTAATTCAGTTTTGTGGTCATCAGGTAAATGATGGGTATCAGATGTCTAAGCATTATACATCTCTCTGGTGCTTTGAAGATCATGCAATAAAACATATTATAGAAGACCTTTAGTCAATGTACTGTGTTATGAAATTAAAGAGTGTTATTTCTAGAAAAGCTATAGGA
This DNA window, taken from Dermochelys coriacea isolate rDerCor1 chromosome 6, rDerCor1.pri.v4, whole genome shotgun sequence, encodes the following:
- the RD3L gene encoding protein RD3-like → MPFFGWMKWSKNDSYKSAQYPGSEVVTKTLLRELKWHLKERERLVQEIENEQRVQKNGVDYNWLKNYQNPQATIPATEQRQLEVLCSQIQPCQTGTVLSRFREVLAENDVLPWEIVYIFKQVLKDFLTTTEKENQQDQLVDLRNTNCSEHFTVPGYSSNKSDKDEIPTVSSYVDKNTQSMFPTFSHRIWNLPYYYPSS